TTATGTTTGCCAATTTAATTTCAATGTTTGCAGCAACTTCATCTGACTCATCATTCTGTGATTTTTCTCAAGTTTCTTCTACTGCTGAAATAAATTTTTTTAATTGAGGTCTATATTTTTTTAAATAATCAACAAAATCTGCTCTAATTTCTACTCCTCTTTTTGGTGCTAAAAGCATACCTAAAAATAATCATGAGCCTATTTTTAATAATTTAAACATAATCAAGTTTCCTCCAATTAATCTTCTGAATTTGCAAATTCTCTCAATTTATCAACTAATTTATAAATAATATCTTTATTTTTTGTTGCAACTTTTACTCATGATTTTACATTTCTTTTTGCAAAAGCATCAAAAATATCAACATAATTTGTTACTCTTGCTACAGTATCAACAGTTGCATTCAACATTTCTGACTTATATGTTAAATCTTCAAAAAAGTAATCAACTTTTTTTGCAGCAATTCCCACTTTTCTCAAAGTAATAATTGTATATAGAGTTAAAATAATTGCTAATGCAAGTAAAATTGTAATCATAATTGTTTGAGTAGTTTCTACACTGCTATTTGCTAATAATATAACTGATATATTCATAAATAATTCTCCTAGTAATCATAATCATTATACAACACTATAATATCTTAATATAAAAAAACTTGATAATTAATCATCATCAAGCCCCAATCTTTCTTTTCAAGATTTAACTTCCCTTGGTGATTCTTTTTTTGAATCACTTTTTATTTGATTAGATCAAGCCATATCTCTATTTTTTCTCATTTCAATAATTCTTCTTGCTCTTTCAGTTTCTGCATTGTATGCATTGTTATAGATATGTTTTCTTCTTTGTTGAAGAGAAATATTTGCCTCACCTAAAACAATTGTATCAATATCATCTTGAATTTTTTCTAATGCTGAAAAGTACTCATCTTGAAGTTCCAATGTTTTTTCTAGTTCATCCTCTTTATTCTTATCTAAAAGGTTTGATATTTTTTTGCTTGTTTTATAAATTAATTTTGTAAGTTTTTGTTCTTCTTTAACTAATTTTTTTTCTAGCATTTTATTTTGAATTTCTATATCTTTAAATTCCTGTTTAACATTTGAAACTGTTTCTTCAATTTCCTTTTTTTGTTCTTCTGTAAAAGGTAAATTTTTTCTTTTACGAGGTTTAATAATTTCAGAATTTGATTCTAGATCTAAATTTGTATTTTTTCTTTTTGGTATAAAAAAGTTACTAGATTCAGAGTTTTTCCCCATAATTTCATTACTTTTTTTAATTTCATCTAATCTTTTTTTAGCCTGCTCATTTTGATTATTTTTAGTTTGTAATGAATCAACATTATTCTGGTTTTCATTATTCATTACTATCACCTACTTTATTTTTTGTTTTTTGTAATCTTCTTGGTTTAATAAGATTAGCTGTATATTCACTATTTTCCTGAAGAACTTTATCAAATTCTTTTAATTTTTTTAGCAAAAACTTTTCTTTTTTAACTTCATTATCAATATTATTCAAATTCAGTCCTTGAATAGTCTCTTCTGCTTCCTGATCTAAGTACTTTTTTTTAATATCCACAATTTGATTAATTTTTTCTTTAACCTCTTGCTCTAAAAAAAGAATTTTACTTTTATGTTGTTTATTTAAATTCTTTAAATTTTCACTAATATCAATTGTTTTATCTTGATTCATTTTAAATATTCCTGAAGTTTTATCAGAATTATCTTTTTGACTATTTCTTGCTTCTTGTGCTTCACGAGTAAGTCTTTTTGCTCTTTCTAAATCAGATTCTATTATTTTTGTTGAATGTTCTTCATGAAATGCTTTTGCTCTTTCACTATAGTTAACGCCTTTATTTTGAATTTTTGTAACATCTGTATACAATTCAACATCAACTCCACCCGTTTTCTTTAATTCTTCAATTTTTTGAAGTTTTGCAATTACTGGATCGTTTTCAATTACTTCATTTTGAATTATTTGTGATTTTTCTCTTGCACCATTAATAATTGATCCTAATACTCCTTCAACACTAGTTTTTTTCAATTCGCCTATTTTTTCTCTTAAATTCTTAAGTTTTTCTGAAGCTTCACTTGAAGTATTAACTTCCAGTTCCATATTTTTCTCTTCTACAAAACTTTGAATTTTAATAGACTTTGAATTTACATCATCTGTAAAAATAGGTTCCATATTTAATATAGGATCATCATTATATGTTCAATGATTTGGCGATCTTGATTCTTCTTGAGAATTAACAATTGCAGATTGAATTTTTTTCTTCTTTTTAAAAATCGCCATTATATTTACCTCAAATTCTAAAACTATACTAATATTTTATACTTTTTATTCTTTTAGAGTTAATGTTTTCTCTACCAAATTTTGATTGTTTTTCTCCATTAATTAAAACAATATCTCCTGTAAAACTAATTTTATTCTTTGTAATTGCTTCACCAACCCCATATATATCTACAGGAGTGTTTTCTTTTTCAAATCATGCAATTTTTTTCTCATCAAAGCCAGATGAAACAATTATTTTAACTTTTTCAAATCCATTCACATCAAGTTTTTCTCTTAATAATTTTATTAATGTTGGATTAACTCCATGTAATTCATCTGAAATTTCTTTTAAATTCATTAATGATTTATCTACTAACCCTTGAGAAGTATCTAGTCTTATAGCTCAAATTTTATCTTTAAATTCACTACAAACAGCTAAAGCATCTTTTATACAATCATTGTTATAATCAACTAAAACAACTAAGTTATTATTTGGGAAAACTTTGTTGTAAGCTTCTGTTGCTGCAATTAAATCACCATTAAATGATGCAATTAATGAGTGAGGCATTGTGCCGTTTAAAACTGGTTTTTCGTCTAAAAACTCAAATGATGCTGATGTAACAAAATTCTTTATTCCCCCAACATAAGAAGCATAGCCATCGATTTGCTGATTTAAAAAATAATCCATTCTATCATTCATGTTTAAAACAATTTTATTATTCGCAACACTTTTGATTTTTGAACAGTTTGTAGCTATTGTTGAAGCCCTTGACAAAATACCGTCAAATAAACCTTCAAAATGAGCAAATTCTTGGTATTTACCTGTAATTTTTAAAACTGGTTCTAAACTATTTACAATATCTCCATCATTTAATCCTTGAACCATTAAATTTTTATTATTTGATAAACTTAAAATTTCTTTGATAATTTCAATTCCACAAAGAACTATATTTTCTTTTCTTTGAAATCATTGCATTGTAATTATTTGATCTTTCTTGAATTTCAAAAGAATTTCTTTAGTTTTTTTAAAATAATCTGCAGAGTAATAATCCTCAAAAACTCTTTGATCAATATTAAATCTTCATTTTTTTATATTATTTCTCATATTGATCTTCCTATTTTAGAATCGTCTATTTTTAATTCCAAAATCCCTTCTGTATTAAAGTTAGAATTAGTGATTTCTAATTCTTTTGCTGAGCATAACATCCCATATGAATCAAAACCTTTTAATTTTCCTTGATTAATTCGCATTCCATTAGGCATCCATGATCCTATAGTTGCTAAAACTGTTAACATTTCTTTTTTTACATTATCAGCGCCACAAACAATTTGAATTACTTCTTTACCGGTGTTTATTTTACACAATGATAAGTGTGTATTTTGTATTTTTTCAAAATCAATTATTTTAACAATAATAAATTGATTTTCAAATTTAAAATTTTTAAAATATTTTTGCAAAATAGGATATGCAATTTCTTTTAACTTTGAGTCTTCTAAATTAAATTTTTTATTTTCTAACTTTATTTCAAAAACATTAAAACCCACTATTTCATCACCATTAAATAAAATTTCAACATTCTCTTCCCTTTTAGTGCTAGTAATATTTTTTTGCTCCATAGATATAATTAATGTATTAAATTGTTTTACATATTTTAAAAATAATTTCATTTTTTAAATCTCCTTTTTTATTGGAATAATACTAAAACAATTATATAATAATATAAGTATTATATATAGAGGAGGAAAAATGAAAATAGCAATTTTAATTGATTCTTCTGCTGGAATTAAAAATATTAATGAATATAAAGATTTATTTTTAGTTCCATTGATGATTACAAAAGAAAATGGAGAGCAAATTGCAGATGATCAAAATTTATTAGAAGATGAATTTTATGAATTAAATAATTTACAAGTATTAAAAACATCTCAAACAATTACTGGCAATATGCTAGAAAAATGAGATAACTTATTAAAAGAATACGATCAAGTTGTATGTCTTTTAATTTCTAAAGGACTTTCAGGACAATACAATACATTTAAAATGTTTTCAAAAGAAGAAGAATATAATCAAAAAGTATTTGTTATAGATACAAATGGAGTTAGCATTATTATAAAAAGGCAAATTGAAATAGTAAATAAATTAATTGAACAAAATAAAAATGGACAAGAAATTTTAGATATTATGGAAGAAAAATATAATAATTTTAAAGGATATATTATTCCAAAATCATTAAATCAATTAGTACGTGGGGGAAGAATAAGTAAAGCTGCTG
This genomic window from Spiroplasma taiwanense CT-1 contains:
- a CDS encoding DegV family protein, whose translation is MKIAILIDSSAGIKNINEYKDLFLVPLMITKENGEQIADDQNLLEDEFYELNNLQVLKTSQTITGNMLEKWDNLLKEYDQVVCLLISKGLSGQYNTFKMFSKEEEYNQKVFVIDTNGVSIIIKRQIEIVNKLIEQNKNGQEILDIMEEKYNNFKGYIIPKSLNQLVRGGRISKAAAGLAKILKITPILKYDGTIDKQGKTRTFKKAVEEAISLLRSSSNLEIIDVAYSKSSDEIINLVKEIIEKSGLKIGLFEKIPNVVTCHTGEETFAFLPMIDI
- a CDS encoding nicotinate phosphoribosyltransferase — protein: MRNNIKKWRFNIDQRVFEDYYSADYFKKTKEILLKFKKDQIITMQWFQRKENIVLCGIEIIKEILSLSNNKNLMVQGLNDGDIVNSLEPVLKITGKYQEFAHFEGLFDGILSRASTIATNCSKIKSVANNKIVLNMNDRMDYFLNQQIDGYASYVGGIKNFVTSASFEFLDEKPVLNGTMPHSLIASFNGDLIAATEAYNKVFPNNNLVVLVDYNNDCIKDALAVCSEFKDKIWAIRLDTSQGLVDKSLMNLKEISDELHGVNPTLIKLLREKLDVNGFEKVKIIVSSGFDEKKIAWFEKENTPVDIYGVGEAITKNKISFTGDIVLINGEKQSKFGRENINSKRIKSIKY
- the ytpR gene encoding YtpR family tRNA-binding protein, giving the protein MKLFLKYVKQFNTLIISMEQKNITSTKREENVEILFNGDEIVGFNVFEIKLENKKFNLEDSKLKEIAYPILQKYFKNFKFENQFIIVKIIDFEKIQNTHLSLCKINTGKEVIQIVCGADNVKKEMLTVLATIGSWMPNGMRINQGKLKGFDSYGMLCSAKELEITNSNFNTEGILELKIDDSKIGRSIWEII